One window of the Labilibaculum sp. genome contains the following:
- a CDS encoding glycosyl hydrolase family 17 protein — MSVRSEYLMSLAGMDLSGKTEAELVSLYNRLLNSGMHGLCFSPYMEDQEPGTEISEEQIRRRIEIIKPYIKWVRSFSCTEGNELIPKIAKENGLKTMVGAWLGKYKSINEQEITNLIKVVKAGHADIVAVGNEVLYREDLTEDELLDYIYRVKKALPGIPVGYVDAYYEFGNRPRITTACDVILANCYPFWEGCSLDHSYLYMKDMYNRALKAGNGKKVIITETGWPNVGEKFHGAEPSKVNALKYFINTQMWSKEEDIDIFYFSSFDEVWKTSDEGDVGAYWGIWDKDENLKFSK; from the coding sequence ATGTCAGTAAGAAGTGAATATTTAATGTCTCTTGCCGGAATGGATCTTTCTGGTAAAACAGAAGCTGAATTAGTATCTCTCTACAATCGATTGTTGAATTCCGGAATGCACGGATTGTGTTTTAGTCCATATATGGAGGATCAGGAACCTGGCACAGAAATTAGTGAAGAGCAAATTAGGAGAAGAATTGAGATCATTAAACCTTACATCAAATGGGTAAGGTCATTTTCGTGCACCGAGGGCAATGAGTTAATACCTAAAATTGCCAAGGAAAATGGACTGAAAACCATGGTTGGAGCTTGGTTGGGAAAATACAAAAGTATTAACGAACAGGAAATCACCAATTTGATTAAAGTTGTTAAAGCCGGACATGCAGATATTGTTGCCGTTGGAAATGAGGTGCTGTATCGTGAGGATTTAACCGAAGATGAATTGTTGGATTACATCTATAGGGTGAAAAAAGCACTTCCGGGAATTCCTGTCGGATATGTTGACGCCTATTATGAATTTGGTAACCGTCCGAGAATAACGACAGCTTGTGATGTGATATTGGCCAATTGTTATCCATTTTGGGAAGGTTGCAGCCTTGATCATTCGTATCTGTATATGAAAGACATGTACAATCGTGCACTGAAAGCCGGAAATGGGAAAAAAGTAATTATTACTGAAACCGGCTGGCCAAATGTTGGTGAAAAATTTCATGGTGCCGAACCGTCCAAAGTAAATGCTCTTAAATATTTTATAAACACGCAAATGTGGTCTAAGGAAGAGGATATCGATATTTTCTATTTTTCATCATTCGATGAAGTATGGAAAACCTCTGATGAAGGTGATGTTGGAGCCTATTGGGGAATTTGGGATAAGGATGAGAACTTGAAATTTTCGAAATAG